The following is a genomic window from Desulfovibrio porci.
TGGCCGGAGGAAGAAATGGAAATGTTCTTGGTTTCCGCGGGCACGGCGAATTCCGGCTGCAAAATGTAGCCGTTGGCCGTGACCACGGTGCCGTCCTGGTTGAGCTTGAAGGAACCGGCGCGGGTGTACATCAGCTCGCCGTTCACATCCACCTGGAAAAAGCCGTCGCCTTCAATGGCCACGTCCAGAGCGTTGCCCGTATTCTGGAAGTCGCCCTGGGTGAAGAACTTGTGCACAGCCGTGGGCCGCACGCCCATACCCACCTGGATGCCCACGGGCAGCCGGTTGTCGCCCTCGGTGATGGAACCGGCGATCTTCATGGTCTGGTACATCAAGTCCTCGAATTCGGCCCGGCTTTTTTTGAAGCCAGTGGTGTTCACATTGGCCAGGTTGTTGGAAATGACGTCGATGTTGAGCTGCTGGGCCACCATGCCCGTGGCGCCGGTATACA
Proteins encoded in this region:
- the flgG gene encoding flagellar basal-body rod protein FlgG — encoded protein: MMRSLYTGATGMVAQQLNIDVISNNLANVNTTGFKKSRAEFEDLMYQTMKIAGSITEGDNRLPVGIQVGMGVRPTAVHKFFTQGDFQNTGNALDVAIEGDGFFQVDVNGELMYTRAGSFKLNQDGTVVTANGYILQPEFAVPAETKNISISSSGHIAALDSEGQEIAGAEIPLYTFINPAGLDARGRNLYTPTEASGAETEGVPGTDNVGTLAQGFLEMSNVEVVDEMVNMIVGQRAYEVNSKAIQTSDSMLGIAVQLKRS